From the Fulvia fulva chromosome 2, complete sequence genome, one window contains:
- a CDS encoding rRNA biogenesis protein RRP36 — protein MAVGLQNMRARPGAYDDDDVEFGSDNGESDISDEADDDEGMSEHEDQQSAGEEGSDVEQKISNVSFGALKQAQDAISRKRKRGSDTTADQEDKLEALREKLRQIRAQREGHAQPKKSDTSAGKSLSRTQQTEEGDSEDDSDDSDSAPSEEGAEKSRSSKHAPMSQSSKHQVTRKRLVVDVPKRQVRDPRFDAMHQRHGHPGDSDKAYAFLQDYQKAEIQELKGAMKKTKSEDDKEILKRKVISMENKLKAKAAKEREQEIIRKHRKEERDKVQEGKTPYYLKKKDIKERAIVEKFNDMKSKDREKLIEKRRKKEGQKEKKRMPQARRMVG, from the coding sequence ATGGCAGTTGGCTTACAGAACATGCGGGCGCGACCGGGCGCatacgacgacgacgatgTGGAATTTGGGTCGGACAATGGCGAGAGTGACATCAGCGATGAAGCCGACGACGATGAGGGTATGAGTGAGCACGAAGACCAACAAAGTGCTGGTGAGGAGGGCTCAGACGTGGAGCAGAAGATCAGCAATGTCTCTTTTGGGGCGCTCAAGCAGGCGCAAGATGCGATCTCGCGAAAACGAAAGCGTGGCTCAGATACCACCGCCGATCAGGAGGACAAGCTTGAGGCGCTGAGGGAAAAGCTTCGCCAGATCAGAGCACAGAGAGAAGGGCATGCACAGCCCAAAAAATCTGATACAAGTGCCGGCAAGTCGTTGTCGAGAACACAGCAGACAGAGGAAGGTGATAGCGAAGACGACTCGGACGATTCAGACTCGGCTCCCTCCGAGGAAGGCGCAGAGAAATCGCGATCCTCGAAGCATGCACCTATGTCACAATCCTCAAAGCACCAAGTGACTCGCAAACGCCTAGTAGTAGATGTGCCCAAGCGGCAAGTGCGCGACCCTCGATTCGATGCAATGCACCAACGGCACGGCCACCCTGGGGACAGCGACAAGGCATATGCTTTTTTGCAGGATTACCAGAAGGCCGAGATCCAAGAGCTCAAAGGCGCAATGAAAAAGACCAAGAGCGAAGACGACAAGGAGATCCTCAAGCGCAAGGTCATCAGCATGGAGAACAAGCTGAAGGCTAAAGCTGCCAAGGAGCGCGAGCAAGAAATTATACGAAAGCACAGGAAGGAAGAACGTGACAAGGTGCAAGAAGGCAAGACGCCATACTACCTCAAGAAAAAGGACATCAAGGAGCGCGCGATCGTGGAGAAGTTCAATGACATGAAGAGCAAAGATCGTGAAAAGCTCATCGAGAAGCGCCGGAAGAAGGAGGGacagaaggagaagaagcgCATGCCACAGGCGAGGAGAATGGTGGGATAA